The Rhodobium gokarnense genome includes a region encoding these proteins:
- a CDS encoding amino acid ABC transporter permease, producing MTRTMSVTALTRITWRAPALTAVLCLASLTVAAQGTDGTRVSALSTLIVWIPFILKGFLLNLIMSILAMAIATVAGVILGFMQISPSVVLRVPAKLFTQLFRNSPWLVILFAIMLLLPFQVTLPGGDKILIPDWVKATIGFALPVMANVAEILRGAVLSIPSGQWESAESLAFTRHQTLRYIILPQCIRRMLPPWMNWYALLMLMTPMAAILGVNEALGNTQAAMEAAGSHPEFLIPFYLFLMTIFFVFIYPISIYTRRLERRFAAGS from the coding sequence ATGACCCGCACCATGTCCGTCACCGCGCTCACCCGCATCACCTGGCGCGCACCGGCCCTGACCGCGGTGCTGTGCCTCGCCTCGCTCACTGTCGCCGCGCAAGGCACCGACGGCACCCGGGTCTCGGCGCTGTCCACCCTCATCGTCTGGATCCCCTTCATCCTGAAAGGGTTCCTGCTCAACCTCATCATGAGCATCCTGGCGATGGCGATCGCGACCGTCGCCGGCGTCATCCTCGGCTTCATGCAGATCAGCCCGAGCGTTGTCCTGCGCGTGCCCGCCAAGCTCTTCACCCAGCTCTTCCGCAACTCGCCCTGGCTGGTCATCCTGTTCGCCATCATGCTGCTGCTGCCGTTCCAGGTGACGCTGCCCGGCGGCGACAAGATCCTCATTCCCGACTGGGTCAAGGCGACCATCGGCTTTGCCCTTCCGGTCATGGCCAACGTCGCGGAGATCCTGCGCGGTGCCGTGCTGTCGATCCCGTCCGGCCAGTGGGAGAGCGCGGAAAGCCTTGCCTTCACCCGGCACCAGACCCTGCGCTACATCATCCTGCCCCAGTGCATCCGCCGCATGCTGCCGCCCTGGATGAACTGGTACGCGCTGTTGATGCTGATGACGCCGATGGCCGCGATCCTCGGCGTCAACGAGGCGCTGGGCAACACCCAGGCCGCCATGGAGGCCGCCGGCTCCCACCCGGAATTCCTCATCCCCTTCTACCTGTTCCTGATGACGATCTTCTTCGTCTTCATCTACCCCATCTCGATCTACACCCGCCGGCTCGAACGCCGCTTTGCGGCCGGGTCGTGA
- a CDS encoding amino acid ABC transporter ATP-binding protein, giving the protein MQAAPNWTPDQPIVALRDVHKSFGSFEVLKGIDLEVMKGEVICIIGPSGSGKSTLVRTINGLTPVTSGSVTVEGQEVHDEKLDKLALRRKVGIVFQQYNLFPHRTVLDNIMMAPLLVLREKKAEVEERARALLAKVKLVDKEDAYPAELSGGQQQRVAIARSLCMRPDVMLFDEVTAALDPETVKEVLVTIKELASDGMTCVLVTHEMGFAREISDRVYFTDHGRIVESGPPEMIFESPQDPRTREFLSKVL; this is encoded by the coding sequence ATGCAAGCCGCACCGAACTGGACCCCGGACCAGCCCATCGTGGCGCTCCGGGACGTGCACAAATCCTTCGGCTCCTTCGAGGTGCTGAAGGGCATCGACCTTGAGGTGATGAAGGGCGAGGTCATCTGCATCATCGGCCCGTCGGGATCGGGCAAGTCGACGCTCGTCAGGACCATCAACGGCCTGACCCCGGTGACCAGCGGCTCGGTCACCGTCGAGGGCCAGGAGGTGCACGACGAAAAGCTCGACAAGCTGGCGCTGAGGCGCAAGGTCGGCATCGTCTTCCAGCAGTACAATCTGTTCCCCCACCGCACCGTCCTCGACAACATCATGATGGCGCCGCTCCTGGTGCTGCGCGAGAAGAAGGCCGAGGTCGAGGAGCGCGCCCGGGCGCTGCTCGCCAAGGTCAAGCTCGTCGACAAGGAAGACGCCTATCCGGCCGAGCTTTCAGGCGGCCAGCAGCAGCGCGTGGCGATCGCCCGGAGCCTCTGCATGCGGCCCGACGTCATGCTGTTCGACGAGGTCACCGCCGCGCTCGACCCGGAAACGGTCAAGGAAGTGCTGGTCACCATCAAGGAACTGGCGTCCGACGGCATGACCTGCGTCCTCGTCACCCACGAGATGGGCTTTGCCCGCGAGATCTCCGACCGCGTCTATTTCACCGACCACGGCAGGATCGTGGAAAGCGGCCCGCCGGAAATGATTTTCGAATCCCCACAGGACCCCCGCACGCGCGAGTTCCTCTCCAAGGTTCTCTGA
- a CDS encoding oxidoreductase, translated as MNDQSLVRSRDPLLQPLAIKKLTLRNRIMSTSHACGLDKDNFPQEAYQAYHEEKAKGGIALSMFGGSSNVDIDSPDIFRQLNVGTDAIIPHLQRFSERMHAEGAALMCQITHLGRRGDPYAQDWLPAIAPSPIRETLHRAIPREMDEDDIARIVKAYGQAARRCEEGGLDGIETLSGGHIIGQFLSTKTNHRTDRFGGSLENRIRFALMVHEEIRRNVSDDFIVGMRFVVDEGIDGELSPEDCIEAARILQSEGAVDFFNALYGSMDTARALSEETFPGMGTPAAPWVGAVGRFKREVNLPVFHAAKLSDLASARFAVSEGHVDMAGLTRPQIADPHMTAKLLRGEEDRIRPCVGAGHCQSPHRPKCLHNAATGRETTLSHDIARADTPRRAVIVGAGPGGLEAARILALRGHEVRIFEAAAQPGGQLLLAANGWRRDMIGIVEWRLAELDRLGVTVECNKFVEAADVLAESPDLVILATGGVPQTEFGSGAHLVHSAWDVVGRQVRPQGDVLVWDGTGRHPALMAAHMAGADGANVQLTTIDANVAQDLVYPEIVRWQKEFALSGLRAEGHLRLTEVRRTGNRLEAVLLNELTHKTDTRLVDQVVVDMGTIPMDDLFEELREHSGNRGITDIHALKEVRPQPCATDGFELHRIGDAQASRNVHAAIYDALRLCSVS; from the coding sequence ATGAACGACCAGAGCCTTGTGCGAAGCCGGGACCCCTTGCTGCAGCCGCTGGCCATCAAGAAGCTGACGCTGCGCAACCGCATCATGAGCACGTCCCATGCCTGCGGCCTCGACAAGGACAACTTCCCCCAGGAGGCCTACCAGGCCTATCACGAGGAAAAGGCCAAGGGCGGCATAGCTCTCTCCATGTTCGGCGGCTCGTCCAATGTGGATATCGACAGCCCGGACATCTTCCGCCAGCTCAATGTCGGCACCGATGCCATCATCCCGCACCTGCAGCGCTTCTCCGAGCGCATGCACGCTGAAGGCGCGGCGCTGATGTGCCAGATCACCCATCTCGGCCGCCGCGGCGACCCCTATGCCCAGGACTGGCTGCCGGCCATCGCCCCCTCGCCGATCCGCGAGACCCTGCACCGGGCGATCCCGCGCGAGATGGACGAGGACGACATCGCGCGCATCGTGAAGGCCTACGGCCAAGCCGCAAGGCGCTGCGAGGAGGGCGGCCTCGACGGCATCGAAACGCTTTCGGGTGGCCACATCATCGGCCAGTTCCTGTCGACGAAGACCAACCACCGTACCGACCGCTTTGGCGGCTCGCTGGAGAACCGCATCCGCTTTGCGCTGATGGTGCATGAGGAGATTCGGCGCAATGTCAGCGATGACTTCATCGTCGGCATGCGCTTCGTGGTCGACGAGGGCATCGACGGCGAGCTCTCGCCGGAAGACTGCATCGAAGCGGCGCGCATCCTGCAGAGCGAGGGCGCCGTCGACTTTTTCAACGCCCTTTACGGCTCGATGGACACCGCCCGCGCCCTGTCGGAGGAGACCTTCCCCGGCATGGGAACGCCGGCCGCGCCCTGGGTCGGCGCCGTCGGCCGCTTCAAGCGCGAGGTCAATCTGCCGGTGTTCCACGCCGCCAAGCTCTCCGACCTTGCCTCCGCGCGCTTTGCCGTCTCCGAGGGCCATGTGGATATGGCCGGGCTGACCCGCCCGCAGATCGCCGACCCGCACATGACGGCAAAGCTGCTGAGGGGCGAGGAGGACCGCATCCGCCCCTGCGTCGGCGCCGGCCACTGCCAGTCGCCCCACCGCCCGAAATGCCTGCACAACGCCGCCACGGGACGCGAAACGACCCTCAGCCACGACATCGCCAGGGCCGACACGCCGCGCCGCGCGGTCATCGTCGGCGCCGGCCCCGGCGGGCTGGAGGCTGCCCGCATCCTCGCCCTCCGCGGCCATGAGGTCCGCATCTTCGAGGCGGCCGCCCAGCCCGGTGGCCAGCTCCTCCTTGCCGCCAATGGCTGGCGCCGCGACATGATCGGCATCGTCGAATGGCGCCTGGCCGAACTGGACCGGCTCGGGGTGACCGTCGAGTGCAACAAGTTCGTGGAAGCCGCGGACGTGCTGGCGGAATCCCCCGATCTCGTCATCCTCGCCACCGGCGGCGTGCCGCAGACGGAGTTCGGTTCGGGCGCGCATCTGGTGCACAGCGCCTGGGACGTCGTCGGACGTCAGGTGCGGCCCCAGGGCGACGTCCTCGTCTGGGACGGTACCGGACGTCATCCGGCCCTGATGGCCGCGCACATGGCCGGAGCCGACGGCGCCAACGTGCAACTGACGACCATCGACGCGAACGTCGCCCAGGACCTCGTCTATCCGGAAATCGTCCGCTGGCAGAAGGAGTTCGCCCTCTCCGGCCTCCGCGCTGAGGGGCATTTGCGCCTGACCGAGGTGCGCCGCACCGGCAACCGGCTGGAAGCCGTGCTCCTCAACGAACTGACTCACAAGACCGACACTCGCCTCGTCGACCAGGTGGTCGTCGACATGGGCACGATCCCGATGGACGATCTCTTCGAGGAGTTGCGCGAGCATTCGGGCAATCGCGGCATCACCGACATCCATGCCCTGAAGGAGGTGCGCCCCCAGCCGTGCGCCACCGACGGCTTCGAACTCCACCGCATCGGCGATGCCCAGGCCTCGCGCAACGTCCACGCGGCGATCTACGACGCCTTGCGCCTCTGCTCGGTGAGTTGA
- a CDS encoding sensor histidine kinase has product MKGPRSLLLRLALALGVAVTLLWLAAAAIMAKQLQREMEVVFDAALRDTAHRMLPLVMHGRRPPGPGRGWGQGRGRGRGWGGRRWQEEARPGDGSPPPDIEDSLPEARDNYRYAIFDEAREVIAISDGVDPSFFPPFEREGFFEAKGYKFFYDRTRRRDVYIVMAEPLSRRAAVAREMAMGLSWPLLAVIPLSILAIFFVVRGSLTPVRKLRDDLGDRDARHLSPVADHGLPSELTPIVGSINALFARLKAAFEAERSFAANAAHELRTPVAGAIAQAQRLKAETKDESAAARAGEIETTLKRLNSLSEKLMQLARAEGARLRTDTASDMRPILKMIVQDFERCNAAGRLDLTMADDPVLSDLDPDAFGILARNLVENALKHGAADAPVTVSLIAPGRLTVANAGAVIPPDELTRLTARFARSAGTVDGSGLGLAIVRTICERAAATLDLRSPATGRTDGVEVSVTLPHGR; this is encoded by the coding sequence ATGAAAGGCCCGCGCTCGCTTCTCCTCAGGCTGGCGCTGGCGCTCGGCGTCGCGGTCACGCTTCTGTGGCTGGCGGCCGCCGCGATCATGGCCAAGCAGCTCCAGCGCGAGATGGAGGTGGTGTTCGACGCGGCGCTGCGGGACACCGCGCACCGGATGTTGCCGCTGGTCATGCATGGCCGACGGCCCCCCGGACCGGGGCGCGGCTGGGGACAAGGTCGAGGTAGAGGCCGCGGCTGGGGCGGGCGGCGATGGCAGGAGGAAGCGCGGCCCGGGGACGGCAGCCCGCCGCCGGATATCGAAGACAGCCTGCCGGAGGCCCGGGACAATTATCGCTATGCGATCTTCGACGAGGCGCGAGAGGTCATCGCGATTTCCGACGGCGTCGACCCGTCCTTCTTTCCGCCGTTCGAGCGCGAAGGGTTTTTCGAGGCCAAGGGCTACAAGTTCTTCTACGACCGCACGCGCCGGCGCGACGTCTATATCGTCATGGCCGAGCCCCTGTCGCGGCGCGCCGCCGTGGCGCGGGAAATGGCGATGGGGCTTAGTTGGCCGCTGCTCGCCGTCATTCCGCTCAGCATCCTCGCCATCTTCTTCGTCGTGCGCGGCAGCCTGACGCCCGTGCGCAAGCTGCGCGACGACCTCGGCGACCGGGACGCGCGGCACCTTTCTCCCGTTGCCGACCACGGCCTGCCGAGCGAGCTGACGCCGATCGTCGGCAGCATCAATGCGCTGTTTGCCCGCCTCAAGGCCGCCTTCGAGGCGGAGCGCAGCTTTGCCGCCAACGCCGCCCACGAATTGCGCACGCCCGTTGCCGGCGCCATCGCCCAGGCGCAGCGGCTGAAGGCCGAAACGAAGGACGAGAGCGCCGCCGCCCGCGCCGGCGAGATCGAGACCACATTGAAGCGGCTCAACAGCCTGTCGGAAAAGCTGATGCAGCTTGCCCGGGCCGAGGGCGCCCGGCTGCGCACCGATACGGCGAGCGACATGCGGCCGATCCTGAAGATGATCGTGCAGGATTTCGAGCGCTGCAACGCCGCCGGGCGGCTCGACCTGACGATGGCCGACGACCCGGTGCTCTCCGACCTCGACCCGGATGCCTTCGGCATCCTGGCGCGCAATTTGGTCGAGAACGCCCTGAAACACGGCGCGGCGGATGCGCCCGTGACGGTTTCCCTCATCGCACCCGGCCGCCTCACGGTCGCCAATGCGGGGGCCGTGATCCCGCCGGACGAGTTGACCCGGCTGACGGCGCGCTTTGCCCGCTCCGCCGGAACGGTCGACGGCAGCGGCCTCGGCCTTGCCATCGTGCGCACCATTTGCGAACGCGCGGCGGCGACACTCGACCTCAGATCGCCGGCAACCGGCCGCACCGACGGCGTCGAGGTCAGCGTGACCCTGCCGCACGGGCGCTGA
- a CDS encoding response regulator transcription factor: MRILLVEDDTVLGAAVHDQLKADGHSADWATRLDMAEETLAVGVFDLVLLDLMLPDGRGIPFLKALRARGDATPVIILTALDQVSDRIEGLNAGADDYMVKPFDLSELSARIGSVARRYTGNPNPLVHLGSLEVDLAAKTVRRDRTPVTLTAREWALFEAFVQAKGRLLSKTQLEEHLYSFDDIIESNTIEVHISRLRKKLGRELIETERGLGYRLATP, translated from the coding sequence ATGCGAATCCTTCTCGTCGAGGACGACACGGTGCTCGGCGCCGCCGTGCACGACCAGCTCAAGGCCGACGGCCATTCGGCCGACTGGGCGACGCGTCTCGACATGGCCGAGGAAACGCTCGCCGTCGGCGTCTTCGACCTGGTGCTCCTCGACCTGATGCTGCCGGACGGACGGGGGATCCCGTTCCTGAAGGCGCTCCGGGCGCGCGGCGACGCGACGCCCGTCATCATCCTGACCGCGCTCGACCAGGTGTCGGACCGGATCGAGGGGCTCAATGCCGGCGCCGACGACTATATGGTGAAGCCCTTCGACCTCTCAGAACTCTCCGCCCGCATCGGCTCGGTCGCCCGGCGCTATACGGGCAATCCGAACCCGCTGGTGCATCTGGGTTCGCTGGAGGTCGATCTTGCCGCCAAGACGGTCAGGCGCGACAGAACGCCGGTGACGCTGACGGCACGGGAATGGGCGCTGTTCGAGGCCTTCGTGCAGGCCAAGGGCCGCCTGTTGTCGAAGACCCAATTGGAAGAGCACCTCTACAGCTTCGACGACATCATCGAGAGCAACACCATCGAGGTCCATATCAGCCGGTTGCGCAAGAAGCTCGGCCGGGAACTGATCGAGACCGAGCGCGGCCTCGGCTACCGGCTGGCCACTCCATGA
- a CDS encoding DUF4405 domain-containing protein: MTALLMRYATPATITLFIVSLVSGIALFFHVGPSAFHGIHEWLSMVLIIPFVLHVWRNWRPMTLYLKGRPLFLSAVVSVLASAIFFIPTGNAGRGGPPVFALSRQIMQHTPAEVAPALGTTEEALTQKLAAAGYKLAPGQSLNAIAEGSGKSMMDMARALTAKAQ, translated from the coding sequence ATGACCGCTCTCCTGATGCGCTATGCAACGCCAGCGACGATCACCCTTTTCATCGTCTCGCTGGTCTCCGGCATCGCCCTTTTCTTCCATGTCGGCCCGTCGGCCTTCCACGGCATCCACGAATGGCTGTCGATGGTGCTCATCATCCCCTTCGTGCTCCATGTCTGGCGCAACTGGCGGCCGATGACGCTCTACCTGAAGGGACGCCCGCTGTTCCTCTCCGCCGTCGTCTCGGTGCTCGCCTCGGCGATCTTCTTCATTCCGACCGGCAATGCCGGCCGCGGCGGCCCGCCGGTCTTTGCGCTGTCGCGCCAGATCATGCAGCACACGCCCGCCGAGGTCGCCCCGGCGCTCGGCACCACCGAAGAGGCGCTGACGCAAAAGCTCGCCGCCGCCGGCTACAAGCTTGCGCCGGGCCAGTCCCTCAATGCCATCGCCGAAGGCTCCGGCAAGTCGATGATGGATATGGCAAGGGCACTGACCGCCAAGGCTCAGTAG
- the atzF gene encoding allophanate hydrolase, with product METLATSPLAEGAVSGPFTVPALHAAYAAGLSPEAVIDEALRRLDAADDDGIFLHVESRAALMAAVASLGPFDPAAKPLWGIPFAVKDNIDVGDRTTTAACPAYAYRAERDAFCVAALRAAGAILIGKTNLDQFATGLVGVRTPFPAPRNAVDPALAPGGSSSGSAVAVSRGIVAFALGTDTAGSGRVPAAYNNIVGLKPTLGAISSTGVVPACRSLDTVSVLALTVDDAYRAYRVAARPDPADAYSRNFATSPLSGPPPAFRIGIPDAASREFFGDADQERSFLDALRLVETLGGDLVEIDFAPFYETAQMLYEGPWVAERFVVLEEMLATQPEAVHPVTRAIIEKGRDMSAADLFRGIYRLKALERITASATASLDALCVPTVPTFYTVADIAADPVGTNARLGTYTNFVNLLDMCGIAVPTGPRADGRPGSITLLARADRDAAIAALAREIHALSAPTLGATGAPLPQAAALPFGPAEDEIELAVVGAHMSGMPLNGELTRLGARFLRAARTAPFYRLHALAGGPPFKPGLVRDGAGAAIDLETWAVPKRQFGAFMDGVKSPLGIGTLTLEGGEEVKGFLCEAAGLKGATEITAFGGWRSYMASVAARTA from the coding sequence ATGGAAACGCTTGCAACGTCGCCTCTCGCCGAGGGGGCCGTCTCCGGTCCCTTCACGGTGCCCGCCCTGCATGCCGCCTACGCCGCGGGGCTCTCGCCCGAAGCCGTCATCGACGAGGCCTTGCGCCGCCTCGATGCGGCCGACGACGACGGCATCTTCCTCCATGTGGAAAGCCGCGCCGCGCTAATGGCCGCGGTCGCCTCCCTCGGCCCGTTCGACCCGGCGGCAAAGCCGCTCTGGGGCATCCCGTTCGCCGTGAAAGACAATATCGACGTTGGCGACCGGACGACGACGGCGGCCTGCCCTGCCTATGCCTACCGGGCCGAGCGCGACGCCTTTTGCGTGGCGGCGCTGCGCGCGGCCGGCGCGATCCTCATCGGCAAGACCAATCTCGACCAGTTCGCGACCGGACTGGTCGGCGTGCGCACCCCGTTTCCAGCGCCGCGCAACGCAGTCGATCCGGCTCTCGCCCCAGGCGGGTCCAGCTCCGGCTCGGCCGTTGCCGTTTCCCGCGGCATCGTTGCCTTCGCGCTCGGGACAGACACTGCCGGCTCCGGCCGCGTGCCCGCCGCCTACAACAACATCGTCGGCCTGAAGCCGACGCTCGGCGCGATTTCCTCCACCGGCGTCGTGCCGGCCTGCCGGTCCCTCGACACGGTCTCGGTGCTGGCGCTCACCGTCGACGACGCCTATCGGGCGTACCGGGTCGCCGCCCGTCCCGATCCGGCAGATGCCTATTCGCGCAACTTCGCGACCAGCCCCCTCTCCGGGCCGCCACCGGCGTTCCGCATCGGCATTCCCGATGCCGCCTCGCGGGAATTCTTCGGCGACGCCGATCAGGAGCGCTCATTCCTTGACGCCCTGCGGCTCGTCGAGACGCTCGGCGGAGACCTCGTCGAGATCGACTTCGCGCCGTTCTATGAAACCGCGCAGATGCTCTATGAGGGCCCCTGGGTGGCCGAGCGGTTCGTGGTGCTGGAAGAGATGCTGGCAACGCAGCCGGAGGCGGTCCATCCGGTCACCCGTGCGATCATCGAAAAGGGCCGCGACATGAGCGCGGCGGACCTCTTTCGCGGCATCTACCGGCTGAAGGCCCTGGAACGGATCACCGCGTCGGCCACCGCCTCACTCGACGCGCTCTGCGTGCCGACCGTCCCGACCTTCTACACCGTCGCCGACATCGCCGCCGATCCCGTCGGCACCAATGCCCGGCTCGGCACCTACACCAATTTCGTCAACCTCCTCGACATGTGCGGCATCGCCGTGCCGACGGGGCCGCGCGCGGACGGACGGCCCGGCAGCATCACGCTTTTGGCCCGTGCCGACCGGGACGCCGCCATCGCAGCGCTGGCGCGCGAGATCCATGCGCTTTCCGCACCGACGCTCGGCGCGACCGGGGCGCCGCTGCCGCAGGCCGCTGCCCTGCCCTTCGGGCCGGCGGAGGACGAGATCGAGCTTGCCGTCGTCGGCGCGCATATGTCGGGGATGCCGCTGAATGGCGAACTGACGCGGCTCGGCGCACGGTTCCTGCGCGCCGCCCGCACCGCACCCTTCTATCGCCTCCATGCCCTTGCCGGCGGGCCACCCTTCAAGCCGGGGCTGGTGCGCGACGGCGCCGGCGCGGCGATAGATCTGGAGACCTGGGCCGTTCCGAAACGCCAATTCGGCGCCTTCATGGACGGCGTCAAAAGCCCGCTCGGCATCGGCACGCTGACCCTTGAGGGCGGCGAAGAGGTCAAGGGGTTCCTGTGCGAGGCCGCCGGGCTCAAGGGGGCGACGGAGATCACCGCCTTCGGCGGCTGGCGCAGCTACATGGCGTCCGTGGCCGCGCGGACTGCTTAG
- a CDS encoding carbon-nitrogen hydrolase family protein gives MPKSVFRAAVVQTLAKLGDFDHNIALMTTYVDEAVRQGAELVVLPECMDTGYLFDSPEHCAELAEPIPGGPFVTAMASLCKKHGIYIASGITEKDGDKIFNTGLMLDRDGQVAVHYHKQFLATHDQNWFAFGERGCPVVDTDLGRIGLLICFDGRIPEIARSLALQGAEVIVDMANFFAMDQADMWGPARAFENGIWLVAATKAGYERSIYYPGGSMIADPEGRVVTSIPYDTHGVAVADIDLAAARHKRVYGASNKIADRRPDAYGILKTPYDETPVSKVAFEPIVPAEATSKVAAVQSHVADLLPGPETTGADDVFDMLDHTAKLGVKVLCLPEYAFSPAWMPDAAGAAELAKVHPAHVERAAGIATRYGCVIAVPGVLKDNGRLFPATTLVGPEGEIGSYRKVHLTAEEEKWASPGSEFPVFETPFGRIGIMMGYDGLFPEASRCLGVAAADIVLWPAALRTPQEREWLTVPRAADNRIALVLANRLDCPYPGGSLAVPPNGFPHWDINVVAPKSLKMGAVMPMFVDLAVCRQKQMIPKVDMFANRLTATYGPLVEAAAIADVAE, from the coding sequence ATGCCTAAGTCCGTCTTTCGCGCCGCCGTCGTCCAGACCCTCGCCAAGCTCGGCGATTTCGACCACAACATCGCGCTGATGACGACCTATGTGGACGAGGCCGTCCGCCAGGGCGCCGAACTCGTCGTCCTGCCGGAATGCATGGACACCGGCTACCTCTTCGATTCCCCGGAACACTGCGCGGAACTCGCCGAGCCGATCCCCGGCGGGCCGTTCGTCACGGCGATGGCGAGCCTTTGCAAGAAGCACGGCATCTATATCGCCAGCGGCATCACGGAAAAGGACGGCGACAAGATCTTCAACACCGGCCTGATGCTGGACCGCGACGGCCAGGTCGCCGTGCACTACCACAAGCAGTTCCTCGCCACCCACGACCAGAACTGGTTCGCCTTCGGCGAGCGCGGCTGCCCGGTGGTCGACACCGACCTCGGGCGCATCGGCCTCCTCATCTGCTTCGACGGCCGCATTCCGGAAATCGCCCGCTCGCTCGCCCTGCAGGGCGCCGAGGTGATCGTCGACATGGCCAACTTCTTCGCCATGGACCAGGCGGACATGTGGGGCCCGGCCCGCGCCTTCGAGAACGGCATCTGGCTGGTCGCCGCCACCAAGGCCGGCTACGAGCGCTCGATCTACTATCCGGGCGGCAGCATGATCGCCGACCCGGAGGGCCGCGTCGTCACCTCCATTCCCTACGATACCCACGGGGTGGCGGTCGCCGACATCGACCTTGCCGCGGCCCGGCACAAGCGCGTCTACGGCGCCAGCAACAAGATCGCCGACCGGCGCCCCGACGCCTACGGCATCCTCAAGACGCCCTATGACGAGACGCCGGTCTCAAAGGTCGCCTTCGAGCCGATCGTGCCGGCCGAGGCGACGTCGAAGGTCGCGGCCGTCCAGAGCCACGTCGCCGACCTTTTGCCGGGACCGGAGACGACCGGCGCGGACGACGTCTTCGATATGCTGGACCACACGGCCAAGCTCGGCGTGAAGGTTCTTTGCCTGCCGGAATATGCCTTCTCGCCGGCCTGGATGCCCGATGCGGCCGGGGCGGCGGAGCTGGCGAAGGTCCATCCGGCCCATGTGGAGCGGGCGGCCGGGATCGCCACGCGCTATGGCTGCGTCATCGCCGTGCCCGGCGTCCTCAAGGACAACGGACGCCTCTTTCCGGCAACGACGCTGGTCGGGCCGGAGGGCGAGATCGGCAGCTACCGCAAGGTTCACCTCACCGCCGAGGAGGAGAAATGGGCCTCGCCCGGCTCCGAATTCCCGGTGTTCGAGACGCCCTTCGGCCGCATCGGCATCATGATGGGCTATGACGGCCTCTTCCCGGAGGCCTCGCGCTGCCTCGGCGTTGCCGCCGCCGACATCGTGCTGTGGCCCGCCGCGCTTAGGACGCCCCAGGAGCGCGAATGGCTGACCGTGCCGCGCGCGGCCGACAACCGCATCGCCCTGGTGCTCGCCAACCGGCTCGACTGCCCCTATCCGGGCGGCAGCCTGGCGGTCCCGCCGAACGGCTTCCCGCACTGGGACATCAATGTCGTCGCCCCGAAATCGCTGAAGATGGGCGCCGTCATGCCGATGTTCGTCGACCTCGCCGTCTGCCGGCAGAAACAGATGATCCCGAAGGTCGACATGTTCGCCAACCGGCTGACGGCGACCTACGGGCCGCTGGTCGAGGCCGCCGCCATCGCCGACGTGGCGGAATAA
- a CDS encoding ABC transporter ATP-binding protein, producing the protein MNVTAMLNARKHTGRTGEGDATPVAPSSRQQAADGTATPPASGKRQTFITIEGLSKSFGRDVVYRDFTLSLPEGKMISVFGPNGCGKSTLINLISGLMPFDAGRVLYDGKTIAQTRISYVFQNYREALFPWFRSIDNIRYPLKIMGLKRREQDARIEELLADFEINIDLNAYPYQLSGGQQQTVSILRALVTDPEVLFLDEPFSALDYEMTLSMREQLQKIFLKTGTTMLLVSHDLEEAVQLADKVLLLTRRPTRVAEIVDIDLAWPRGTEAVADPHFVDLKSHCLKVFQREAAVR; encoded by the coding sequence ATGAACGTCACCGCAATGCTGAACGCAAGGAAACACACCGGCCGCACCGGAGAAGGCGACGCGACACCCGTCGCGCCGTCTTCCCGGCAGCAGGCGGCGGACGGCACCGCGACGCCGCCCGCTTCCGGCAAACGACAGACCTTCATCACCATCGAAGGGCTCAGCAAGTCGTTCGGCCGGGATGTGGTCTACCGGGACTTCACCCTCAGCCTGCCGGAAGGCAAGATGATCTCGGTGTTCGGGCCGAATGGCTGCGGCAAGAGCACGCTGATCAACCTGATCTCCGGCCTGATGCCGTTCGACGCCGGCCGCGTCCTCTATGACGGCAAGACGATCGCCCAGACGCGGATCTCCTACGTCTTCCAGAACTACCGGGAGGCGCTGTTCCCGTGGTTCCGGTCGATCGACAACATCCGCTACCCGCTGAAGATCATGGGCCTCAAGCGCCGCGAGCAGGACGCCCGCATCGAGGAACTGCTCGCCGACTTCGAGATCAACATCGACCTCAACGCCTACCCCTACCAGCTGTCCGGCGGCCAGCAGCAGACGGTCTCGATCCTGCGCGCGCTGGTCACCGATCCGGAGGTGCTGTTCCTCGACGAGCCGTTCTCCGCCCTCGACTACGAAATGACCCTGTCGATGCGCGAGCAGTTGCAGAAGATTTTCCTGAAGACCGGGACGACGATGCTCCTCGTCTCCCACGACCTGGAAGAGGCCGTGCAGCTTGCCGACAAGGTGCTGCTGCTGACCCGGCGGCCGACCCGCGTCGCGGAAATCGTCGACATCGACCTCGCCTGGCCGCGCGGCACCGAAGCGGTCGCCGATCCGCACTTCGTCGACCTGAAAAGCCATTGCCTGAAGGTGTTCCAGCGCGAAGCGGCGGTCCGCTGA